One Aegilops tauschii subsp. strangulata cultivar AL8/78 chromosome 7, Aet v6.0, whole genome shotgun sequence genomic window carries:
- the LOC109736550 gene encoding protein trichome birefringence-like 8, with protein MQAKHAPVSVLLVLFVLSVVLTLVPQPQKSFFRARPRPLLIDNDGGGITAHASGGCDYSDGKWVKDATTATLYGEDCPFLDPGFRCERNGRNDSSFQQWRWQPRGSCHLPKFNATDMLERSRNGRIVFAGDSIGRNQWESMLCMLASAVPNGSRIYEQSGKPLSRHKGYLSMIFLDYNLSVEYYRAPMLVMVDRILPVASNKGASITRGAIRLDVLPRHATRWAGADVLVLNTGHWWNEHKTIKSGNYFMVGDRFNMTMDIKEAFRLSLQTVKDWALRSPRLSTSGYLFFRSYSPSHYDNGTWDTGGSCADQQDPLVMTTGESDQEYSWINTMISSTARRTSRQQMNNRVVFLNITHMTGLRRDGHPSRHREPGTPPDAPEDCSHWCLPGVPDAWNQVMYGHLVSTGYGMRSVKK; from the exons ATGCAAGCTAAACACGCTCCGGTGTCCGTCTTGCTGGTTCTCTTCGTGCTCTCCGTCGTCCTCACGCTGGTGCCACAGCCGCAGAAATCATTCTTCCGGGCTCGGCCACGGCCACTTCTGATCGACAATGATGGCGGGGGCATTACGGCTCACGCCTCCGGTGGTTGCGACTACTCCGACGGGAAATGGGTGAAGGACGCCACTACCGCGACGCTCTACGGGGAAGACTGCCCGTTCCTCGATCCCGGCTTCCGCTGCGAGCGCAACGGCAGGAACGACTCGTCCTTCCAGCAATGGCGCTGGCAACCCCGCGGCAGCTGCCACCTTCCGAA GTTTAATGCGACGGATATGTTGGAGAGGAGCCGGAACGGCCGAATCGTGTTCGCTGGCGACTCCATCGGCCGTAACCAGTGGGAGTCCATGCTGTGCATGCTCGCCAGCGCGGTGCCGAATGGTTCGAGGATATACGAGCAGTCCGGGAAGCCCCTTAGCCGGCACAAGGGCTACCTCTCCATGATCTTCCTGGACTACAACCTCTCTGTGGAGTACTACCGCGCGCCGATGCTCGTCATGGTCGACCGCATCCTGCCAGTGGCAAGCAACAAAGGTGCAAGCATTACCAGGGGCGCCATCCGGCTCGACGTGCTGCCACGCCACGCCACACGCTGGGCCGGTGCCGATGTGCTCGTGCTCAACACGGGTCACTGGTGGAATGAACACAAGACCATCAAATC AGGAAATTATTTCATGGTGGGAGATCGGTTCAACATGACAATGGACATCAAGGAAGCGTTCCGGTTATCCCTGCAGACGGTGAAAGATTGGGCGCTAAGAAGTCCACGACTCTCCACGAGCGGCTACCTCTTCTTCAGGAGCTATTCTCCATCACACTACGACAACGGAACGTGGGACACTGGGGGCTCATGCGCGGACCAACAGGACCCGCTGGTGATGACCACTGGCGAGAGCGACCAAGAGTATTCATGGATCAACACGATGATCTCGAGCACGGCACGACGCACGAGTAGACAACAGATGAACAATAGGGTGGTGTTCTTGAACATAACGCACATGACAGGGCTGAGAAGGGACGGTCATCCGTCGCGACACCGAGAGCCCGGGACGCCGCCGGATGCCCCAGAGGATTGCAGCCACTGGTGCCTGCCAGGTGTGCCGGACGCGTGGAACCAGGTGATGTACGGGCACCTCGTGTCTACGGGATATGGCATGAGGTCGGTCAAAAAGTAA
- the LOC109736539 gene encoding dual specificity protein phosphatase PHS1-like, with protein sequence MEEGIESKSFSRTSSSSGFEEWVASMRKRTGRMSSLSQSPQPKSGILAIESSISPDVLEIVDSGSDVIDSGPCDYLPKTSLWERLGSVSMMDIESSNFCWTSLSSLHHTKHTTASSEPTEDDINRSFEVTVNSGGVVFIALFKTSKNGEVPSKEAAAVIKIAPSRMATQSERFGYELAKWLGVRTPQGRVIHSSSCEWQQIKDAVENARHEAIAVGDELQEMICTEMLEALELSRCLFLMNYVHGSPLLESTTPFDSPEFAEKTAEALGRILILDLILRNEDRLRCRPLGWRGNYANLLVAYKEAYANLDSLDDIHDSAIIRYKPEIIKSPKKQKQRRSVSISGSVGSDISELLEDSYDQIEPEISSFHIVAIDSGVPRRPPASKRTKDQESYPRLVELTLNNLDYSSNLLFEVSIGKLGTPGPEEYDMSSDYSYHSPLSESDMVAIVNSFRGGFRSALRDLQRFHIFLLTLYQKLDALLKIFFNLMYKGSNESDKEDAGHSDSPLCRVEAHTDLSDSEVPRHMRRPSRTLSRDSFDMSSPICRESFMMKNWKANGDASRGLRLTMKLREFNKYAKVDSELNKEIEQWNDMLRTDVVKLCHDNNFNTGFFEGIDNSVAVDAYELKVRLEHLLERISLISDAASTERPSQITYHMYIGGALAARSTYTLRHLGITHVLCLCANEIGQSESQKPCLFDYRNFSINDDENAEITDVFQDACDFIDFVEHLRGKVLVHCFEGKSRSATVVLAYLMLRKNCTLLEAWNMLKKVHRRAHPNDGFAKVLLDLEKKLHGRTSMEWQHKRPAMKVCPICGKNAGLSSSSLKLHLQKVHRKISSGSVDSAMTLEIQKAIEALKTG encoded by the exons ATGGAAGAGGGAATAGAATCGAAATCCTTCTCCCGCACATCCTCCTCC AGTGGATTCGAGGAATGGGTAGCGTCAATGAGGAAGCGCACCGGGAGGATGTCCTCATTATCCCAGTCGCCACAACCGAAGTCGGGCATTTTGGCTATCGAATCCTCAATCAG TCCAGATGTGCTAGAAATCGTAGACTCTGGTAGCGATGTAATCGACTCCGGCCCATGTGATTATTTGCCAAAAACAAGCCTCTGGGAAAGGCTTGGGAGTGTTTCTATGATGGACATAGAGTCAAGTAACTTCTGTTGGACCTCTCTTTCTTCATTGCACCATACGAAACATACTACTGCAAGTTCGGAACCCACCGAGGATGATATTAACAGAAGTTTTGAG GTGACTGTAAATTCTGGAGGAGTTGTATTCATTGCATTATTCAAAACATCTAAAAATGGTGAAGTTCCTTCCAAGGAAGCTGCAGCAGTCATTAAAATAGCACCATCAAGGATGGCCACACAGTCAGAACGGTTTGGATATGAACTGGCTAAATGGCTTGGCGTAAGGACCCCTCAA GGCAGAGTGATTCATAGCTCCTCATGTGAATGGCAACAAATAAAGGATGCAGTAGAGAATGCTCGACATGAAGCAATAGCTGTTGGTGATGAACTTCAGGAGATGATTTGCACTGAGATGCTAGAAGCTCTCGAACTAAGCCGATGTCTATTCCTGATGAA TTATGTACATGGATCCCCTCTACTAGAGAGCACAACACCATTTGATTCCCCGGAGTTTGCTGAAAAAACTGCCGAAGCTTTAGGTAGGATCTTGATCCTGGACCTCATTCTGAGAAATGAGGACAGGCTGCGGTGTCGGCCCCTTGGTTGGCGTGGAAACTATGCAAATTTACTTGTTGCCTACAAAGAAGCTTATGCAAACCTTGATTCATTGGATGATATTCATGATTCTGCCATCATCCGCTACAAGCCAGAGATAATCAAAAGCCCTAAAAAACAGAAGCAGAGAAGATCCGTTTCAATAAGCGGCAGTGTAGGCTCGGATATCTCAGAGCTTTTGGAAGACTCTTATGATCAAATTGAGCCTGAGATTTCTAGCTTTCATATTGTAGCCATTGATTCGGGTGTACCACGAAGACCACCCGCCAGTAAACGAACGAAAGATCAAGAGAGCTATCCAAGACTGGTGGAACTAACACTAAATAACCTGGACTATTCTTCGAACCTCTTATTTGAGGTGTCCATTGGAAAACTTGGTACCCCTGGACCCGAAGAATATGACATGTCATCCGATTATAGCTATCATTCTCCTCTGTCTGAGAGTGATATGGTAGCAATAGTTAATTCCTTCCGAGGAGGTTTTCGTAGTGCTCTGAGGGACCTTCAACGGTTCCACATTTTCCTGCTCACACTTTATCAGAAGCTAGATGCTCTATTGAAAATTTTCTTTAATCTTATGTATAAAGGTTCAAATGAATCTGACAAGGAAGATGCAGGTCATTCTGATTCACCATTGTGTCGTGTAGAGGCACATACAGATCTGAGTGATTCCGAAGTTCCACGACATATGCGTAGGCCTTCCCGTACCTTATCCCGTGATAGTTTTGACATGTCATCTCCTATTTGTCGAGAGAGCTTTATGATGAAGAATTGGAAAGCAAATGGCGATGCATCCCGTGGTCTACGATTGACGATGAAGCTCAGGGAATTTAACAAGTATGCCAAG GTAGACAGTGAATTAAACAAAGAAATAGAACAATGGAATGACATGCTCAGGACTGATGTTGTAAAATTGTGTCATGACAACAATTTTAACACAGGCTTCTTTGAAGGGATAGATAATAGTGTTGCCGTTGATGCTTATGAGTTGAAG GTCCGTCTTGAGCACCTTCTTGAGAGGATATCACTGATTTCTGATGCTGCAAGTACAGAACGTCCTTCTCAGATCACATATCACATGTATATTGGTGGTGCTCTAGCTGCTCGGTCGACATACACACTTCGACACCTTGGCATCACCCATGTATTGTGCTTGTGTGCGAATGAAATTGGACAGTCGGAATCTCAGAAGCCTTGCCTTTTTGACTATCGAAACTTCTCA ATAAATGATGATGAAAATGCGGAAATCACCGATGTCTTCCAAGATGCATGTGATTTCATTGATTTTGTTGAGCACCTACGCGGCAAAGTTCTAGTGCATTGTTTTGAAGGAAAAAGTCGAAGTGCAACTGTTGTTCTTGCTTACCTGATGCTTAGAAA AAATTGTACTCTTCTAGAAGCATGGAACATGCTGAAGAAGGTGCACCGACGTGCGCACCCCAATGACGGATTTGCTAAAGTCTTGCTGGATCTTGAAAAGAAGCTGCACGGTAGAACCTCCATGGAGTGGCAGCACAAGAGGCCTGCAATGAAAGTATGCCCCATTTGTGGTAAGAATGCTGGCCTCAGCAGTAGCTCACTCAAGCTACACCTACAGAAGGTGCACCGAAAGATATCGTCGGGAAGCGTAGACTCAGCAATGACCTTGGAGATACAAAAGGCGATAGAGGCATTGAAGACAGGGTGA